In Betta splendens chromosome 3, fBetSpl5.4, whole genome shotgun sequence, the genomic window GAGTTCAGAGCAGCTCAACCAGCACCCCCTGCAACTCAAAACCCCTGAGTCACATCAGCAAAACCACCCAAACCACAATCAGCCTCGGCCCCAATCTTCAGCAGCACATACCCAATACATCACTGCTCCTGGTGCTCAGCTTCTCCTCGATGCCAACCAGATGATTGTTCTCCAGCAGCCCATTGTCCACCATGGTCCAAACCCTTCAAAGTTGGTATCGGTGCAAGGGATCCAGCCAACACAAAATCTGGGCCCTCATGTTCAGTATGTTCACATGAACCAGGAACTGCAAGGTCCTACTGAAGCCCAGAGTCAACAGAGAACGACTGTGTCTGAACAGAGCTCAGGGTGTCCTGACTCCTCTAAACAGCACTACAGCCAGTCAACAAACCAGCAGTCAAATGATTACAAGAACTTATTGATGCCCAGCCTGTTGTCCAGTAGTCTTTCTCAAACTTATatcaccccccacacacagccAGAACCCACCAGTTCCCCCCCAAACAAGATGCCTCCCATTTACACAACACTGCCTTCCCTCTCTAGCCAATCAGGCAGCGTAGTATCTGCTAGTCAGACCCCTGGTTACTCCTCCAGTCCTGGGCTGAGCCATGAGCAGGAGGTCCATTATGGAGCACAGGTCCAGGGCCTGTGTCAGGGGAATCTTTCTGAGAGCTACTCCACATCTCACTCTCAGGGTGCCTCAGATGTGACTTTTGCATCCCACTCACAGGGGCAAGCTTCTGGGACTCGGACCCAGAGTTACTCTGTAGGACAATCCCTCAACTCATCCTACGCAACCACGTGTGTGCAAAGCCTGCCCTCAACTAATTCTACACAGGACTACACCCTCATGCAGGTCTCAGTGGGGGGCAAAACACATGGGACTTTGtcccagcagcagacacaggtcAATAAATACAACATGTCTGCATCCCTGCCTCCTTACACTTCAAGTGCCCAAGCCTTACAAAATAACAGCAGATCCTCTGTACAGGACATACAAACCCTCCAGCCTTCCTCTGCAGTAGGAAATAATGTAACCGTCATCTATGTCGTTTCAAAAATGGATGATCATCAAAAACCGCAAAGTGTCATTCGCAGCAATTCACTTTCTGATGACCAGCTCATGGGAATGGATCagtcaaacacagcacaggtaAATAATGACAGAATGGGTTGTCTGAGCCAACAGCACATTGATCTTAGCAGTGCCAATGGTCAGGGAACGACCAACACAAAAACTACAGACTCTAGTATTGTGTCTTCACATGTACCTCTGAGTTCAGAGCAGCTCAACCAGCACCTCCTGCAACTCAAAACCTCTGAGTCACATCAGCAAAACCACCCAAACCACAATCAGCCTCGGCCCCAATCTTCAGCAGCACATACCCAATACATCACTGCTCCTGGTGCTCAGCTTCTCCTCGATGCCAACCAGATGATTGTTCTCCAGCAGCCCATTGTCCACCATAGTTCAAACCCTTCAAAGTTGTTATCGGTGCAAGGGATCCAGCCAACACAAAATCTGGGCCCTCATGTTCAGTATGTTCACATGAACCAGGAGCTGCTAGGTCCTACGAAAGCCCAGAGTCAACAAAGACTGACTGTGTCTGAACAGAGCTCAGGGTGTCCTGACTCCTCTAAACAGCACTACAGCCAGTCAACAAACCAGCAGTCAAATGATTCCAAGAACTTATTGATGCCCAGCCTGTTGTCCAGTAGTCTTTCTCAAACTTATATCACCCCCCGCACGCAGCCACAACCCCCCAGTCCCTCCTCAAACAAGCACCCCCACCTTTACACAACACTGCCTTCCCTCTCTAGCCAATCAGGCAGCGTAGTATCTGCTAGTCAGACCCCTGGTTACTCCTCCAGTCCTGGGCTGAGCCATGAGCAGGAGGTCCATTATGGAGCACAGGTCCAGGGCCTGTGTCAGGGGAATCTTTCTGGGAGCTACTCCACATCTCACTCTCAGGGTGCCTCAGATGTGACTTTTGCATCCCACTCACAGGGGCAAGCTTCTGGGACTCGGACCCAGAGTTACTCTGTAGGACAATCCCTCAACTCATCCTACGCAACCACGTGTGTGCAAAGCCTGCCCTCAACTAATTCTACACAGGACTACACCTTCATGCAAGCGTCAGTGGGGGGCAAAACACATGGCACTTTGtcccagcagcagacacaggtcAATAAATACAACATGTCTGCATCCCTGCCTCCTTACACTTCAAGTGCCCAAGCCTTACAAAATAACATTGGATCCCCTGTACAGGACATACAAACCCTCCAGCCTTCCTCTGCTGTAGGAAATAATGTAACTGCCCATAACAATGTCATCTATGTTGTTTCAAAAATGGATGATCGTCAAAAACCACAAAGCGTTATTCGAAGCAATTCACGTTCTGATGACCAGCTCATGGGAATGGATCagtcaaacacagcacaggtaAATGATGACAGAATGGGTTGTCTGAGCCAACAGCACATTGATCTTAGCAGTGCCAATGGTCAGGGAACGACCAATACAAAAACTACAGACTCTAGTATTGTGTCTTCACATGTACCTCTAAGTTCAGAGCAGCTCAACCAGCACCCGCTGCAACTCAAAACCCCTGAGTCACATCAGCAAAACCACCCAAACCACAATCAGCCTCGGCCCCAATCTTCAGCAGCACATACCCAATACATCACTGCTCCTGGTGCTCAGCTTCTCCTCGATGCCAACCAGATGATTGTTCTCCAGCAGCCCATTGTCCACCATGGTCCAAACCCTTCAAAGTTGGTATCGGTGCAAGGGATCCAGCCAACACAAAATCTGGGCCCTCATGTTCAGTATGTTCACATGAACCAGGAGATGTTGGGTCAACAGAGAACGACAGTGTCTGAACAGAGCTCAGGGTGTTCTGATTCCTCTAAGCAGCACTACAGCCAGTCAGTAAATCAGCAGTCAAATGTTGCCAAGAACCACTTTGCTCTCAACTCCATTTGCTTCCCAGACTCCATGCTGCTTGCAGATGACAGAAATATTTTGTCTAACGTTGACGATATTCTGGCTGCCACAGTGGCAGCCTGTGGTGTCGCACCACAGGACTTTGTCAACGCTACGTCTTCTGCTGAGGCTGAGATGGTAGTGATGGCAGGACCCGTTGATTCTAAAGGGCACTTCCACACCGTGGATATAAGGCACGTGTCACCCAGCTTTTCCTCGGCACAACAGCAAATCATTACCAACACTAACTCCCACACCATAGGCATGACACTAAATGGAGCTCAGATGACCCCAGATTGTGCGAGTCGGTCTGTTCACCACAGCAACAGTTCTGAGCTTGACTCAAATGGAGATGGAGGCTCTGAGAATGACCATCACATACCCGGGCAGATGTACGACCCCTCACCTCTTCACAACACAGTCAAAGGGAACGATAAGTGTAATAAAACAAGGGATGGCATGGAGTCTCCAGGTGGTGAAGACTTTCTAAAAAAGAAGTCTCGTTCCAAGTCCTTGACCAAGTCAGGTGGTTCTGAGGAGGACAGCGTGCAGTCCAGAGCAGCCAAGCGTAGCGGGCAGGGAAAGCGCCAGAACTCCCGCGGCGGCGACGTCGTCTCACCCTCTGCCTCAAACGGTGTTTATGATGTTTGTCCACAGCAGGAGAGAATGCGGCAGAGAATCCGCGAAGTGGAAGAGAAACAGCCGGAGGTCAAAACCGGTTTCATAGGCTCTTTCCTAGACTTCATCAAATCTGGTCCCAAACAGCAGTACTCCCCAAGTCCTACACGAACAACCAGTCGGCCCCGAAAAGCTTGCGTCTCAACCAAACCACCCACATGCACGGTCCCTGCTTTGGCTTCCAGGTTGCACACTTTGCAGGGGCAGCTGCCGATTCCACCGGAGAGCCAACGAGCGAGCTCTCAGCAGAAGCGCCTGGATGAGGACCTGCAGAAGAACTTGGAGACGCTGCCCTCGTTCAgctcagatgaggaggagagcacTGGGAAGAACCAGGCCCTGAGGAACAGCATCACCTCGGTGCTGTCAGCGTTGGATGAGTCTTCAGATCGGAAAGCGAGAACCGGTGAGAACACTTGCCTTGTTACAAGTCACATGTGTGTTCATTTTTCAAGAATTAAAAACTAGTctattgtatttaaataaatgttctcTTCATGTTCAAACATTTGCGTTTCCAGACGCTCAAATATCTAGTTCCAACGTGAAGCCGGCCCAAGTCACCACCGCGACCCACACTGTCTCTGAGACCTGTGCGCCACAGGTAGCCATTCCTACGCAGACAACAAACGCTGCTCCAGGAGGGGCTGGGTTCGCAGCCAGAGAGGAGCCCAAGGAAACCCCACCGGGACAACTGGCCGTGCAGCTGATGAGCGTGGCCATCGAGGGGCTGACTGATGAGGAGCTGTCAGacagcggaggagagggaatGTACCGAGAGAGGGACGAGTTTGTCGTCAGGAACGAGGACATCGAGAACTTGAAGGTACCGCCTGGAGAAGGCAGCATAGTGGTGAAACGCCACGTTGTTCTTAACTCCTGGTTTAGTCAGATGTCTCAATGCATTTCATTCTGAAGCCTGTTCTTCATGTACAAATGTACAGGGGACGATGAGAACAGGGAGCGAGCCTCCAGCCATCTGGAAGGTCCAGAAGGCGCTGCTGCAGAAATTTGTGCCTGAACTGAGAGATGGAAAAAGAGTCTTCTCAGCCACAAACAGTGTAAGTAAAGTCATGCTAATGCTCATGTGCATTATGGTGTCTttcaaatgacatttttaattgGGCAACTCGTAAGGCTTTCACTGTGCCTGTGTGCAGTATCTTGGATACTTTGGTGATGTCAAGACCATGTACCAGCGGGTGTATGTGAAGTTCTTGGACACAGTAAACAAAAGGGAGTACGTACGAGTTTGTAGTCGGAAGCCACGCTGCAAACCTATGAACTCACTAAGGTACCAACATGTACTTCTTCACGTACTTCATTTACTTTGCAACATTTTTCTTCAGATTTGTAACTTTCTCTGGTTTCCTTGCCAGGGGAGTTCAGGTGAAATCCTTTCTGGGCTTGACTGCCACATCCTCCCAGAGCCAGAGGCTCCGACCCAAACAGCCCAAACCAAGGGCTGAGGCCCCACctaagaagaggaggaaatgggaAGAGGAGTTTTCCTCCACTGCCTCTGGTTCGTCTGCAGAAGAAGGTGGTGAAGATGATGGTGAAAAGGGCTTTTTAAGTTTCCTCCTTAACGCTGGTTTGAATTAGTAGCTTGGTTTGATTGTGGTCTAAGTATCTTCCCACTCTCTCTGCCCtgcatacacacatgcagagttAAACCCTCTAGTGCCGTTTGCGTCACGTTTCCTGAACACAAGAACCATGAAGGAGGCATTTAAGTGCTTTGTAGAACTGCTCATCAGCATTGCCTTAGATGAGGATGTGATGACGGCGCTGGAGCGAGCAAATGGTGAGTGGGTTTCCTTCTTGGACATTGAGTTTTCAGCTCGAGTGGCCAGAACTGATTGGAAAATGTAAGAACCAGGCTCAGATCCTTTCTGTGGTACTTCAGCTACGTCTGACTTCCTGTACTT contains:
- the qser1 gene encoding glutamine and serine-rich protein 1 isoform X2 codes for the protein MMDRAEPTSSFADALAPPAQTVASWAYDRSAASIKPSSSYGAAHLDAELLQRQCYTPTHQLPTYTTSHLPAAPGTLATSSNTSETSIMSFLSAMETRSLQAGPVSASLLPPFRPPSWSAGTNSTTELYLTGALPSTATFPSPASLSSYQHTSAYPPRSYAGNSSPALQDPAFSTSTNGLFPHHDQLLHLKSTQTVLPTALAFNHLSAPAFASALPVQSSTYRSAQESAPHLLQPQFSLMSSAVPASHGAPQPYGATVFSSSIERALQRECSVIKHHQRPSSSHTVSEQLPNSEHSLQEYFGSGSDADVTYQQDPSLQTSVTGSHSTGADSSQGVNHGAPQPKIDSVTEAYSSTSVPKTKDCSNLALHQAGVDKNHNHSPPERYSSPEQNQSSVIADQKSVQLHDLSNSLSQASPPDKIPPIYTTLPSLSSQSGSVVSASHTPGYASSPGLSHEQEVHYGAQVQGLCQGNLSESYSTSHSQGASDVTFASHSQGQASGTRTQSYSVGQSLNSSYATTCVQSLPSTNSTQDYTLMQVSVGGKTHGTLSQQQTQVNKYNMSASLPPYTSSAQALQNNIGSPVQDIQTLQPSSAVGNNVTAHNNVIYVVSKMDDRQKPQSVIRSNSRSDDQLMGMDQSNTAQVNDDRMGCLSQQHIDLSSANGQGTTNTKTTDSSIVSSHVPLSSEQLNQHPLQLKTPESHQQNHPNHNQPRPQSSAAHTQYITAPGAQLLLDANQMIVLQQPIVHHGPNPSKLVSVQGIQPTQNLGPHVQYVHMNQELQGPTEAQSQQRTTVSEQSSGCPDSSKQHYSQSTNQQSNDYKNLLMPSLLSSSLSQTYITPHTQPEPTSSPPNKMPPIYTTLPSLSSQSGSVVSASQTPGYSSSPGLSHEQEVHYGAQVQGLCQGNLSESYSTSHSQGASDVTFASHSQGQASGTRTQSYSVGQSLNSSYATTCVQSLPSTNSTQDYTLMQVSVGGKTHGTLSQQQTQVNKYNMSASLPPYTSSAQALQNNSRSSVQDIQTLQPSSAVGNNVTVIYVVSKMDDHQKPQSVIRSNSLSDDQLMGMDQSNTAQVNNDRMGCLSQQHIDLSSANGQGTTNTKTTDSSIVSSHVPLSSEQLNQHLLQLKTSESHQQNHPNHNQPRPQSSAAHTQYITAPGAQLLLDANQMIVLQQPIVHHSSNPSKLLSVQGIQPTQNLGPHVQYVHMNQELLGPTKAQSQQRLTVSEQSSGCPDSSKQHYSQSTNQQSNDSKNLLMPSLLSSSLSQTYITPRTQPQPPSPSSNKHPHLYTTLPSLSSQSGSVVSASQTPGYSSSPGLSHEQEVHYGAQVQGLCQGNLSGSYSTSHSQGASDVTFASHSQGQASGTRTQSYSVGQSLNSSYATTCVQSLPSTNSTQDYTFMQASVGGKTHGTLSQQQTQVNKYNMSASLPPYTSSAQALQNNIGSPVQDIQTLQPSSAVGNNVTAHNNVIYVVSKMDDRQKPQSVIRSNSRSDDQLMGMDQSNTAQVNDDRMGCLSQQHIDLSSANGQGTTNTKTTDSSIVSSHVPLSSEQLNQHPLQLKTPESHQQNHPNHNQPRPQSSAAHTQYITAPGAQLLLDANQMIVLQQPIVHHGPNPSKLVSVQGIQPTQNLGPHVQYVHMNQEMLGQQRTTVSEQSSGCSDSSKQHYSQSVNQQSNVAKNHFALNSICFPDSMLLADDRNILSNVDDILAATVAACGVAPQDFVNATSSAEAEMVVMAGPVDSKGHFHTVDIRHVSPSFSSAQQQIITNTNSHTIGMTLNGAQMTPDCASRSVHHSNSSELDSNGDGGSENDHHIPGQMYDPSPLHNTVKGNDKCNKTRDGMESPGGEDFLKKKSRSKSLTKSGGSEEDSVQSRAAKRSGQGKRQNSRGGDVVSPSASNGVYDVCPQQERMRQRIREVEEKQPEVKTGFIGSFLDFIKSGPKQQYSPSPTRTTSRPRKACVSTKPPTCTVPALASRLHTLQGQLPIPPESQRASSQQKRLDEDLQKNLETLPSFSSDEEESTGKNQALRNSITSVLSALDESSDRKARTDAQISSSNVKPAQVTTATHTVSETCAPQVAIPTQTTNAAPGGAGFAAREEPKETPPGQLAVQLMSVAIEGLTDEELSDSGGEGMYRERDEFVVRNEDIENLKGTMRTGSEPPAIWKVQKALLQKFVPELRDGKRVFSATNSYLGYFGDVKTMYQRVYVKFLDTVNKREYVRVCSRKPRCKPMNSLRGVQVKSFLGLTATSSQSQRLRPKQPKPRAEAPPKKRRKWEEEFSSTASGSSAEEELNPLVPFASRFLNTRTMKEAFKCFVELLISIALDEDVMTALERANDELLLPNMKRVDGMITDNRKRLLHKLHIGQVLKMALDSFPEISVVTELKKDGETPAFKVRLSGKAYNKKTMKPYKMPNKVPQEYTVDQQKTQWFSLYHSLQHYKYHTYLMCKDEIASLRVQAGELAQEEIVQKCLQNGAWVEGLFDRFGELINQVQQACR
- the qser1 gene encoding glutamine and serine-rich protein 1 isoform X1 yields the protein MMDRAEPTSSFADALAPPAQTVASWAYDRSAASIKPSSSYGAAHLDAELLQRQCYTPTHQLPTYTTSHLPAAPGTLATSSNTSETSIMSFLSAMETRSLQAGPVSASLLPPFRPPSWSAGTNSTTELYLTGALPSTATFPSPASLSSYQHTSAYPPRSYAGNSSPALQDPAFSTSTNGLFPHHDQLLHLKSTQTVLPTALAFNHLSAPAFASALPVQSSTYRSAQESAPHLLQPQFSLMSSAVPASHGAPQPYGATVFSSSIERALQRECSVIKHHQRPSSSHTVSEQLPNSEHSLQEYFGSGSDADVTYQQDPSLQTSVTGSHSTGADSSQGVNHGAPQPKIDSVTEAYSSTSVPKTKDCSNLALHQAGVDKNHNHSPPERYSSPEQNQSSVIADQKSVQLHDLSNSLSQASPPDKIPPIYTTLPSLSSQSGSVVSASHTPGYASSPGLSHEQEVHYGAQVQGLCQGNLSESYSTSHSQGASDVTFASHSQGQASGTRTQSYSVGQSLNSSYATTCVQSLPSTNSTQDYTLMQVSVGGKTHGTLSQQQTQVNKYNMSASLPPYTSSAQALQNNIGSPVQDIQTLQPSSAVGNNVTAHNNVIYVVSKMDDRQKPQSVIRSNSRSDDQLMGMDQSNTAQVNDDRMGCLSQQHIDLSSANGQGTTNTKTTDSSIVSSHVPLSSEQLNQHPLQLKTPESHQQNHPNHNQPRPQSSAAHTQYITAPGAQLLLDANQMIVLQQPIVHHGPNPSKLVSVQGIQPTQNLGPHVQYVHMNQELQGPTEAQSQQRTTVSEQSSGCPDSSKQHYSQSTNQQSNDYKNLLMPSLLSSSLSQTYITPHTQPEPTSSPPNKMPPIYTTLPSLSSQSGSVVSASQTPGYSSSPGLSHEQEVHYGAQVQGLCQGNLSESYSTSHSQGASDVTFASHSQGQASGTRTQSYSVGQSLNSSYATTCVQSLPSTNSTQDYTLMQVSVGGKTHGTLSQQQTQVNKYNMSASLPPYTSSAQALQNNSRSSVQDIQTLQPSSAVGNNVTVIYVVSKMDDHQKPQSVIRSNSLSDDQLMGMDQSNTAQVNNDRMGCLSQQHIDLSSANGQGTTNTKTTDSSIVSSHVPLSSEQLNQHLLQLKTSESHQQNHPNHNQPRPQSSAAHTQYITAPGAQLLLDANQMIVLQQPIVHHSSNPSKLLSVQGIQPTQNLGPHVQYVHMNQELLGPTKAQSQQRLTVSEQSSGCPDSSKQHYSQSTNQQSNDSKNLLMPSLLSSSLSQTYITPRTQPQPPSPSSNKHPHLYTTLPSLSSQSGSVVSASQTPGYSSSPGLSHEQEVHYGAQVQGLCQGNLSGSYSTSHSQGASDVTFASHSQGQASGTRTQSYSVGQSLNSSYATTCVQSLPSTNSTQDYTFMQASVGGKTHGTLSQQQTQVNKYNMSASLPPYTSSAQALQNNIGSPVQDIQTLQPSSAVGNNVTAHNNVIYVVSKMDDRQKPQSVIRSNSRSDDQLMGMDQSNTAQVNDDRMGCLSQQHIDLSSANGQGTTNTKTTDSSIVSSHVPLSSEQLNQHPLQLKTPESHQQNHPNHNQPRPQSSAAHTQYITAPGAQLLLDANQMIVLQQPIVHHGPNPSKLVSVQGIQPTQNLGPHVQYVHMNQEMLGQQRTTVSEQSSGCSDSSKQHYSQSVNQQSNVAKNHFALNSICFPDSMLLADDRNILSNVDDILAATVAACGVAPQDFVNATSSAEAEMVVMAGPVDSKGHFHTVDIRHVSPSFSSAQQQIITNTNSHTIGMTLNGAQMTPDCASRSVHHSNSSELDSNGDGGSENDHHIPGQMYDPSPLHNTVKGNDKCNKTRDGMESPGGEDFLKKKSRSKSLTKSGGSEEDSVQSRAAKRSGQGKRQNSRGGDVVSPSASNGVYDVCPQQERMRQRIREVEEKQPEVKTGFIGSFLDFIKSGPKQQYSPSPTRTTSRPRKACVSTKPPTCTVPALASRLHTLQGQLPIPPESQRASSQQKRLDEDLQKNLETLPSFSSDEEESTGKNQALRNSITSVLSALDESSDRKARTDAQISSSNVKPAQVTTATHTVSETCAPQVAIPTQTTNAAPGGAGFAAREEPKETPPGQLAVQLMSVAIEGLTDEELSDSGGEGMYRERDEFVVRNEDIENLKGTMRTGSEPPAIWKVQKALLQKFVPELRDGKRVFSATNSYLGYFGDVKTMYQRVYVKFLDTVNKREYVRVCSRKPRCKPMNSLRGVQVKSFLGLTATSSQSQRLRPKQPKPRAEAPPKKRRKWEEEFSSTASGSSAEEGGEDDELNPLVPFASRFLNTRTMKEAFKCFVELLISIALDEDVMTALERANDELLLPNMKRVDGMITDNRKRLLHKLHIGQVLKMALDSFPEISVVTELKKDGETPAFKVRLSGKAYNKKTMKPYKMPNKVPQEYTVDQQKTQWFSLYHSLQHYKYHTYLMCKDEIASLRVQAGELAQEEIVQKCLQNGAWVEGLFDRFGELINQVQQACR
- the qser1 gene encoding glutamine and serine-rich protein 1 isoform X3; the encoded protein is MMDRAEPTSSFADALAPPAQTVASWAYDRSAASIKPSSSYGAAHLDAELLQRQCYTPTHQLPTYTTSHLPAAPGTNSTTELYLTGALPSTATFPSPASLSSYQHTSAYPPRSYAGNSSPALQDPAFSTSTNGLFPHHDQLLHLKSTQTVLPTALAFNHLSAPAFASALPVQSSTYRSAQESAPHLLQPQFSLMSSAVPASHGAPQPYGATVFSSSIERALQRECSVIKHHQRPSSSHTVSEQLPNSEHSLQEYFGSGSDADVTYQQDPSLQTSVTGSHSTGADSSQGVNHGAPQPKIDSVTEAYSSTSVPKTKDCSNLALHQAGVDKNHNHSPPERYSSPEQNQSSVIADQKSVQLHDLSNSLSQASPPDKIPPIYTTLPSLSSQSGSVVSASHTPGYASSPGLSHEQEVHYGAQVQGLCQGNLSESYSTSHSQGASDVTFASHSQGQASGTRTQSYSVGQSLNSSYATTCVQSLPSTNSTQDYTLMQVSVGGKTHGTLSQQQTQVNKYNMSASLPPYTSSAQALQNNIGSPVQDIQTLQPSSAVGNNVTAHNNVIYVVSKMDDRQKPQSVIRSNSRSDDQLMGMDQSNTAQVNDDRMGCLSQQHIDLSSANGQGTTNTKTTDSSIVSSHVPLSSEQLNQHPLQLKTPESHQQNHPNHNQPRPQSSAAHTQYITAPGAQLLLDANQMIVLQQPIVHHGPNPSKLVSVQGIQPTQNLGPHVQYVHMNQELQGPTEAQSQQRTTVSEQSSGCPDSSKQHYSQSTNQQSNDYKNLLMPSLLSSSLSQTYITPHTQPEPTSSPPNKMPPIYTTLPSLSSQSGSVVSASQTPGYSSSPGLSHEQEVHYGAQVQGLCQGNLSESYSTSHSQGASDVTFASHSQGQASGTRTQSYSVGQSLNSSYATTCVQSLPSTNSTQDYTLMQVSVGGKTHGTLSQQQTQVNKYNMSASLPPYTSSAQALQNNSRSSVQDIQTLQPSSAVGNNVTVIYVVSKMDDHQKPQSVIRSNSLSDDQLMGMDQSNTAQVNNDRMGCLSQQHIDLSSANGQGTTNTKTTDSSIVSSHVPLSSEQLNQHLLQLKTSESHQQNHPNHNQPRPQSSAAHTQYITAPGAQLLLDANQMIVLQQPIVHHSSNPSKLLSVQGIQPTQNLGPHVQYVHMNQELLGPTKAQSQQRLTVSEQSSGCPDSSKQHYSQSTNQQSNDSKNLLMPSLLSSSLSQTYITPRTQPQPPSPSSNKHPHLYTTLPSLSSQSGSVVSASQTPGYSSSPGLSHEQEVHYGAQVQGLCQGNLSGSYSTSHSQGASDVTFASHSQGQASGTRTQSYSVGQSLNSSYATTCVQSLPSTNSTQDYTFMQASVGGKTHGTLSQQQTQVNKYNMSASLPPYTSSAQALQNNIGSPVQDIQTLQPSSAVGNNVTAHNNVIYVVSKMDDRQKPQSVIRSNSRSDDQLMGMDQSNTAQVNDDRMGCLSQQHIDLSSANGQGTTNTKTTDSSIVSSHVPLSSEQLNQHPLQLKTPESHQQNHPNHNQPRPQSSAAHTQYITAPGAQLLLDANQMIVLQQPIVHHGPNPSKLVSVQGIQPTQNLGPHVQYVHMNQEMLGQQRTTVSEQSSGCSDSSKQHYSQSVNQQSNVAKNHFALNSICFPDSMLLADDRNILSNVDDILAATVAACGVAPQDFVNATSSAEAEMVVMAGPVDSKGHFHTVDIRHVSPSFSSAQQQIITNTNSHTIGMTLNGAQMTPDCASRSVHHSNSSELDSNGDGGSENDHHIPGQMYDPSPLHNTVKGNDKCNKTRDGMESPGGEDFLKKKSRSKSLTKSGGSEEDSVQSRAAKRSGQGKRQNSRGGDVVSPSASNGVYDVCPQQERMRQRIREVEEKQPEVKTGFIGSFLDFIKSGPKQQYSPSPTRTTSRPRKACVSTKPPTCTVPALASRLHTLQGQLPIPPESQRASSQQKRLDEDLQKNLETLPSFSSDEEESTGKNQALRNSITSVLSALDESSDRKARTDAQISSSNVKPAQVTTATHTVSETCAPQVAIPTQTTNAAPGGAGFAAREEPKETPPGQLAVQLMSVAIEGLTDEELSDSGGEGMYRERDEFVVRNEDIENLKGTMRTGSEPPAIWKVQKALLQKFVPELRDGKRVFSATNSYLGYFGDVKTMYQRVYVKFLDTVNKREYVRVCSRKPRCKPMNSLRGVQVKSFLGLTATSSQSQRLRPKQPKPRAEAPPKKRRKWEEEFSSTASGSSAEEGGEDDELNPLVPFASRFLNTRTMKEAFKCFVELLISIALDEDVMTALERANDELLLPNMKRVDGMITDNRKRLLHKLHIGQVLKMALDSFPEISVVTELKKDGETPAFKVRLSGKAYNKKTMKPYKMPNKVPQEYTVDQQKTQWFSLYHSLQHYKYHTYLMCKDEIASLRVQAGELAQEEIVQKCLQNGAWVEGLFDRFGELINQVQQACR